TGTTATTGCTCTGAAGAAAGACTCATTCAGCTACGAAGTATGCAATTAAAAAATAAGAAAAAACCACGTTATGATAATTTTTGTCGAAATAAAAGTTACAATACTACAAGTAATCCTTTTGTGATTCGCTTTCGAAATCCTATTGAAGGATCAGTGGTTTTTAGTGACATGATTCGTGGAACTATTACCGTTTCAAATAGTGAATTAGATGACCTTATTATTGTGCGCGCTAATGGTGTACCAACTTACAATTTTACTGTAGTAGTAGATGATTGGGATATGAGAATTTCTCATGTAATCCGAGGTGATGATCACATCAATAATACACCTCGTCAAATTAATGTGTTTAAAGCATTAACTGCTGATATACCCAAGTATGCTCATGTTCCTATTATCTTAGGTTTAGATAAAAAACGCTTATCAAAACGACATGGGGCTTTAAGCGTTTTGCAGTACCGAGATGACGGTTATTTGTCGGATGCGTTAGTTAATTATCTAGTACGCTTAGGCTGGTCACATAATGATCAAGAAATATTTTCACGTGAGGAGATGATTAATCTGTTTGATATTAATGCTGTCAAACGTTCTCCATCTGTATTTAATCCAGAAAAGCTACTGTGGCTTAATCAATGCTACTTGAAGACTCAGAATCCTATGTTAATGGTGGACATGTTCGCTACGGAGCTAAAAAAATTCGGCATTAATTGTCGAAAAGGTCCTTTGTTAGAACAAGTGATCGGGCTGCAATCAGGACGTACTAAAACTTTAAAAGAGATGGCTGAGTGTAGTCAATACTTCTTTAAAGAAACAGTAACGATCGAATACGAATCGCAAACAATTAAAAAATATTTGTATCTAGAGATGATCCAGCCTTTACAATCAGTACGAGATCGATTAGCTATTTTGCACACTTGGGAGAAAGAGTTGATTTACCAGATAATTATTGATGTTGCAAAGGTTTATCAATTGCGGATAAATCAACTTTTTCAACCTATTCGTATAGCTATAACTGGAAACGTGGTATCCCCGCCAGTTGATGCTATTTTGCACTTAATCGGTCGAGATTTGGTACTTTACAGATTGGATTGCGTTATTAATTTTCTTAGATCTGCTGTTTATAAGGCACAATAAATTTTTTTATACAAATATTGGATTGTGAATAGTTCAGTGCATTTATTTCCTGTAGCAAGGTTATAGTTGCATCAAGGTTATTTTATAATAATAAGAAATTTTAGAAGTCTGCTGGCGTAGCTCAGTTTGGTAGAGCAACTGATTTGTAATCAGTCGGTCGTAGGTTCAAATCCTATCGCCAGCTTTTATACATACAAATGCTTAACACATAGTACGATGATAGATAAAAAGATAATGGATAAAGGGAAAATTTGGGAAACTATTATGTCACAGCCCTCTTTAACAGAGGGAGAAATACATGTTTGGAAAGTATTTTTAGATTGGCCTATCGAAGAAATCGAGAAAGGTGTGGTCGGTTTAACTGAAGAGGAAAAAACACGTGCACGGCGATTAGTGAATCAACAACATCGATGTTATTATATCGCATCTCATATAGCTTTACACGCTATCC
The genomic region above belongs to Coxiella endosymbiont of Amblyomma americanum and contains:
- the gltX gene encoding glutamate--tRNA ligase, whose product is MKNSKQIIRTRFAPSPTGYLHIGGARTALFCWLFAKQHQGVFILRIEDTDVKRSTQNSTDAILDSLQWLNIGWKEGPYFQSQRIERYREVAWHLVDTGQAYLCYCSEERLIQLRSMQLKNKKKPRYDNFCRNKSYNTTSNPFVIRFRNPIEGSVVFSDMIRGTITVSNSELDDLIIVRANGVPTYNFTVVVDDWDMRISHVIRGDDHINNTPRQINVFKALTADIPKYAHVPIILGLDKKRLSKRHGALSVLQYRDDGYLSDALVNYLVRLGWSHNDQEIFSREEMINLFDINAVKRSPSVFNPEKLLWLNQCYLKTQNPMLMVDMFATELKKFGINCRKGPLLEQVIGLQSGRTKTLKEMAECSQYFFKETVTIEYESQTIKKYLYLEMIQPLQSVRDRLAILHTWEKELIYQIIIDVAKVYQLRINQLFQPIRIAITGNVVSPPVDAILHLIGRDLVLYRLDCVINFLRSAVYKAQ